The Saxibacter everestensis genome has a window encoding:
- the ileS gene encoding isoleucine--tRNA ligase, translated as MSYPKAVSGTDVTTGASLSTPRFPDVESRVLKYWDADGTFPASVDQRDAGVDGSNEFVFYDGPPFANGLPHYGHLLTGYAKDVVPRYQTMRGRRVERRFGWDTHGLPAELEAERQLGITDKSQIDEMGIAAFNDACRESVLRYTDEWQDYVTRQGRWVDFDNDYKTLNVEYMESVIWGFKQLWDKGLVYDGKRVLPYCWRDQTPLSNHELRMDDDVYKSRQDPAVTVGYRLTTGELVLIWTTTPWTMPSNQAMAVHPDVDYVVVEPDATSALAGEKVILAEARLGAYARDLGETPLVTERFKGTALLGRRYRPPFPYFEGDESLGARMHTILSADYVTTDDGTGIVHIAPAFGEEDKLVTDAAGITAVVPVDSRGEFTSEVPDYAGLLVFDANAKIVKDLKNQTGPVLNQGVVLVRHETYEHSYPHCWRCRNPLIYRAVSSWFVGVSKFKDRMVELNEEISWVPGHIKHGQFGKWLANARDWSISRNRYWGTPIPVWVSDDPAYPRTDVYGSLDELERDFGVRPTDLHRPFIDELTRPNPDDPSGQSTMRRVPEVLDVWFDSGSMPFAQVHYPFENQNWFEHHYPGDFIVEYIGQTRGWFYTLHVLATAIFDRPSFSSCVSHGIVLGDDGQKMSKSLRNYPDVQEVFNRDGSDAMRWFLMSSPILRGGNLMVTEQGIRDGVRQVLLPLWNSWQFFATYANAADAPAGNGSAPGYEASISTESDQVLDRYLLAKTRDLVAGLTERMDGYDIAGACDLTRDHLDMLTNWYIRRSRRRFWAGTAETHGSFDVLYTCLEAFCRSTAPLLPMTTEEVYRGLTGARSVHLTDFPDADDYPENAALVAQMDRTREICSAASSLRKAGNLRVRLPLNELTVVVNEALGEEFTSIIADEVNVRSVRVLTLAETEAAGFSLRSKLTVNARAAGPRLGKTVQQAIKGSKTGDWSEADGVVTSGGIELIEGEYVLETVASAANEGSALAVLPSGGFIALDTTVTGELAAEGIARDLVRVIQQARKDADLDVSDRIRVALVADAPVLDAVMTHRDLVVGETLADQFGAGSGASLPDGPGVSRSEVGDGLPVTVSVAKI; from the coding sequence ATGAGCTACCCGAAAGCTGTTAGCGGGACCGACGTCACCACCGGCGCGTCGCTGTCCACTCCGCGATTTCCCGATGTCGAATCCCGGGTGCTGAAGTACTGGGACGCCGACGGCACCTTCCCTGCCAGTGTCGATCAGCGTGATGCCGGAGTCGATGGCAGCAATGAGTTCGTCTTTTACGACGGGCCTCCCTTCGCCAACGGCCTGCCGCACTACGGCCACCTGCTGACCGGCTATGCCAAGGATGTCGTCCCCCGCTATCAGACGATGCGCGGCAGGCGGGTCGAGCGACGCTTCGGCTGGGATACCCATGGTCTGCCAGCAGAGCTCGAGGCGGAGCGGCAACTCGGAATAACTGACAAATCCCAGATTGATGAGATGGGCATCGCGGCATTCAATGACGCATGCCGGGAATCGGTGCTTCGCTACACGGACGAGTGGCAGGACTATGTCACGCGCCAGGGCCGCTGGGTCGACTTTGACAATGATTACAAGACGCTCAACGTCGAGTACATGGAATCCGTCATCTGGGGCTTCAAGCAGCTTTGGGACAAGGGCCTGGTGTACGACGGCAAGCGGGTGCTGCCGTATTGCTGGCGGGACCAGACGCCGCTGTCCAATCACGAGCTGCGGATGGATGACGACGTGTACAAGTCGCGGCAGGATCCAGCCGTCACCGTGGGGTACCGGCTGACGACCGGCGAGTTGGTTCTGATCTGGACCACGACGCCGTGGACCATGCCGTCCAACCAGGCGATGGCCGTGCATCCCGACGTCGACTACGTAGTCGTCGAGCCGGATGCCACGTCGGCTCTTGCCGGCGAGAAGGTCATCCTCGCCGAGGCACGGCTGGGCGCCTACGCCAGGGACCTAGGCGAGACGCCGCTGGTTACCGAACGTTTCAAGGGCACCGCATTGCTGGGGCGCCGCTATCGTCCGCCATTCCCGTACTTCGAAGGCGATGAATCTCTGGGCGCAAGGATGCACACCATCCTGTCCGCCGACTACGTCACCACCGATGACGGTACCGGCATCGTGCACATCGCTCCCGCCTTTGGTGAGGAGGACAAGCTCGTCACCGACGCGGCCGGTATCACCGCTGTCGTCCCGGTAGATTCTCGCGGCGAGTTCACCTCGGAGGTGCCTGACTACGCGGGGTTGCTGGTATTCGATGCCAACGCCAAAATCGTCAAGGACCTGAAGAACCAGACCGGTCCGGTGCTTAACCAGGGCGTCGTGCTGGTCCGGCACGAGACCTACGAACACTCCTATCCACATTGCTGGCGCTGCCGGAATCCGTTGATCTACCGCGCGGTATCCAGCTGGTTCGTCGGCGTTTCCAAGTTCAAAGACCGGATGGTCGAGCTGAACGAAGAGATCAGCTGGGTTCCCGGGCACATCAAGCACGGGCAGTTCGGCAAGTGGCTCGCCAACGCCCGCGACTGGTCGATCTCCCGAAACCGTTACTGGGGCACGCCCATCCCGGTCTGGGTTTCTGACGACCCCGCCTACCCGCGCACCGACGTGTACGGCTCGCTGGACGAACTCGAGCGCGATTTCGGCGTCCGGCCCACCGACCTGCACCGGCCTTTCATCGACGAGCTGACCAGGCCGAATCCGGACGATCCGTCCGGCCAGTCGACCATGCGCCGGGTCCCCGAGGTGCTCGACGTCTGGTTCGACTCCGGTTCGATGCCGTTCGCCCAGGTGCACTACCCGTTCGAGAATCAGAACTGGTTCGAGCACCACTATCCCGGCGACTTCATCGTCGAGTACATCGGCCAGACCCGCGGTTGGTTCTACACCCTGCACGTCCTGGCCACAGCGATATTCGATCGGCCATCGTTCTCCAGCTGCGTCAGCCACGGCATTGTGCTCGGCGACGACGGGCAGAAGATGTCGAAGAGCCTGCGCAACTACCCGGATGTCCAGGAGGTCTTCAATCGGGACGGCTCCGACGCGATGCGCTGGTTCCTGATGTCGTCGCCGATCCTGCGCGGCGGCAACCTGATGGTCACCGAACAAGGCATCCGCGACGGGGTTCGTCAGGTGCTTCTTCCGCTCTGGAACTCGTGGCAGTTCTTTGCCACCTATGCCAACGCGGCGGATGCGCCGGCTGGCAACGGCTCGGCCCCGGGATATGAGGCCTCGATCAGCACCGAGTCGGATCAGGTCCTGGACAGGTACCTGCTGGCTAAGACCCGCGATCTGGTTGCCGGCCTGACCGAGCGGATGGACGGCTACGACATCGCGGGTGCCTGCGACCTGACTCGCGACCACCTCGACATGCTGACGAACTGGTACATCCGCCGGTCGCGTCGTCGATTCTGGGCCGGCACGGCCGAAACCCACGGATCATTCGATGTGCTCTACACCTGTCTGGAGGCTTTCTGCCGCAGCACCGCACCGCTGTTGCCGATGACCACAGAAGAGGTCTACCGTGGGCTGACCGGGGCACGAAGCGTGCATCTGACCGACTTCCCAGATGCCGACGACTACCCGGAGAACGCAGCGCTGGTCGCCCAGATGGACCGCACCAGAGAGATCTGCTCGGCGGCATCCAGCCTGCGCAAGGCCGGAAACCTACGGGTTCGCCTGCCGCTCAACGAACTCACGGTCGTTGTGAATGAGGCCCTGGGCGAGGAATTCACTTCGATCATCGCGGACGAAGTCAACGTGCGTTCGGTCCGGGTACTGACCCTGGCCGAGACCGAGGCCGCCGGATTCTCCCTGCGCTCCAAACTCACCGTGAACGCCCGGGCAGCCGGACCGCGATTGGGCAAAACAGTGCAGCAAGCGATCAAGGGTTCCAAGACCGGTGATTGGAGCGAGGCCGACGGTGTCGTGACATCGGGCGGCATCGAGCTCATCGAGGGCGAGTATGTCCTGGAAACGGTTGCATCTGCTGCCAACGAGGGTTCCGCGCTCGCGGTATTGCCGAGCGGCGGCTTCATCGCACTGGACACAACGGTCACCGGCGAGCTCGCCGCGGAGGGTATCGCCCGTGACCTGGTTCGGGTGATCCAGCAGGCGCGCAAGGACGCCGACCTCGATGTTTCCGACCGGATCCGCGTCGCGCTGGTCGCCGACGCGCCAGTGCTCGATGCGGTGATGACGCACCGGGATCTCGTGGTGGGGGAGACCCTTGCCGACCAATTCGGCGCCGGCAGCGGCGCGAGCCTCCCTGACGGCCCGGGGGTATCCAGGTCCGAGGTCGGCGATGGCCTACCAGTAACAGTTAGCGTGGCGAAAATATGA
- a CDS encoding SDR family oxidoreductase encodes MTSPTSSTRLRAVVTGASSGIGAATVRRLSAEGWDVVAVARREAKLEALAAETGAQVQVADVTSEQEVARLVASVTAAGPVHALVNNAGGALGTDTIEQGSAEDWQKMFDVNVLGVLRVTQGFLPALRASGRGDVLVMSSTAGHIAYEGGGGYVAAKHGAHSIAATLRLELAGEPVRVIEIAPGMVATEEFTLKRVGGDAEKAAKVYEGVEMPLTAEDVADGIVWTLTRPHHVNVDLLVLRPIAQAAQHKVARNSGL; translated from the coding sequence ATGACCTCGCCAACGAGTTCCACCCGGCTTCGTGCAGTTGTGACCGGTGCCAGCTCCGGGATCGGCGCCGCCACTGTCCGCCGGCTCAGTGCCGAAGGCTGGGACGTGGTCGCGGTGGCACGCCGCGAGGCGAAGCTTGAAGCGCTCGCCGCAGAGACCGGAGCCCAGGTACAGGTCGCTGACGTCACCAGCGAACAGGAGGTGGCGCGTCTGGTCGCGTCTGTGACCGCTGCGGGCCCGGTGCATGCCCTGGTGAACAACGCCGGGGGAGCGTTGGGAACCGACACGATCGAACAGGGCTCAGCCGAGGACTGGCAGAAGATGTTCGACGTCAATGTGCTCGGCGTCCTCCGGGTAACGCAAGGATTCCTTCCAGCGCTGCGTGCATCCGGCCGCGGGGACGTGCTTGTGATGTCGTCGACCGCAGGACACATCGCCTACGAAGGCGGCGGCGGATATGTAGCTGCCAAACACGGCGCGCATTCAATTGCCGCCACGTTGCGACTGGAACTGGCCGGGGAACCGGTGCGGGTTATCGAGATTGCGCCGGGCATGGTCGCCACCGAGGAGTTCACCCTGAAGCGGGTGGGTGGCGACGCCGAGAAAGCAGCGAAGGTGTACGAGGGGGTCGAGATGCCACTGACCGCGGAGGACGTGGCCGACGGAATAGTCTGGACGCTGACTCGGCCCCACCACGTGAACGTCGATCTGCTGGTGCTGCGGCCGATCGCTCAGGCCGCGCAGCACAAGGTCGCCCGGAACTCCGGCCTTTAG
- a CDS encoding acyltransferase, giving the protein MLDRFSNVDPARTSTGWMNSARAFAIMAVVCIHMLAATIEDGGMNFSSGWWAANILDSAIRWSVPVFLMISGALALDPKRGIQPRYFLLKRWYRIGIPLVFWTVFYVVFRLFVLGGYQEGWDPIRAIVSGSPFVQLYFLYVLAGLVLLTPFLRLLTTHGSRRLQYGSAAIFLCIGISDQLFMYAFSVGSYNAVTRFLPMVGYYVLGWCLRDVVVRREGAALAWVGFIGSTAATALLARFGPGDQPWRYVYDYLSPTVVLAAICVYLLMHRYMSRDLPILETLAPLSFGVFLIHAVFVFGVRLYLDKPETVAEVLLQGIGLTIVYTILSALVTWLAIRVPYVRAVFGASDPKVPPAAPVRVT; this is encoded by the coding sequence ATGCTTGACCGATTCAGCAATGTCGACCCCGCCCGCACATCCACGGGGTGGATGAACAGTGCCCGCGCTTTCGCGATCATGGCGGTGGTTTGCATTCACATGCTGGCCGCGACGATTGAGGACGGCGGCATGAACTTCAGTTCCGGCTGGTGGGCGGCGAATATCCTCGACTCCGCCATCCGCTGGTCGGTGCCGGTGTTTCTGATGATCTCCGGCGCGCTGGCGCTCGACCCGAAACGCGGGATCCAGCCGCGCTATTTCCTGCTGAAGCGCTGGTACCGGATCGGCATTCCACTGGTTTTCTGGACAGTCTTCTATGTCGTTTTCCGGCTGTTCGTGCTTGGTGGGTACCAGGAAGGCTGGGACCCGATCCGGGCAATCGTCAGCGGTTCGCCCTTCGTGCAGCTCTACTTTCTCTATGTTCTCGCCGGATTGGTGCTGCTCACACCGTTCCTGCGACTGCTGACAACTCACGGCTCCCGTCGGCTGCAGTATGGATCAGCCGCGATCTTCCTCTGCATCGGAATCTCGGATCAGCTGTTCATGTACGCCTTCAGCGTCGGTTCGTACAACGCGGTGACCAGGTTCCTGCCAATGGTCGGTTACTACGTGCTCGGCTGGTGCCTGCGGGACGTCGTGGTCAGGCGCGAGGGCGCGGCTCTTGCCTGGGTGGGCTTCATCGGTTCGACGGCAGCAACCGCTCTGCTTGCCAGGTTCGGCCCCGGAGATCAGCCGTGGCGCTACGTCTACGATTACCTGTCGCCAACCGTGGTACTCGCCGCTATTTGCGTGTACCTGTTGATGCATCGGTACATGAGTCGCGACCTGCCGATTCTGGAGACCCTGGCGCCGCTGTCCTTTGGCGTTTTCCTGATTCACGCCGTCTTCGTGTTCGGCGTCCGGCTCTACCTTGACAAGCCGGAAACGGTTGCCGAGGTGCTGCTACAAGGCATCGGACTGACCATTGTGTACACAATCCTGAGTGCGCTGGTCACCTGGCTTGCGATCCGGGTGCCCTATGTTCGCGCCGTCTTTGGCGCCTCGGATCCAAAAGTCCCTCCGGCGGCGCCGGTACGGGTCACCTGA
- a CDS encoding TetR/AcrR family transcriptional regulator, whose protein sequence is MPKPRDSSTGKPRAGGVVSREDWVEHAYSVFITEGISALTVEGLAQRLSISKGSFYWHFKNRRDLVTAVLDQWERLATDAVIEASNASGPSGEHRLEALFRRLAAEDDARPSEQSLYSAGNEPAVQAVLERVTERRIGYVAELLGVCGFDKDEARRRAVLSLSILLGLRQLSVAAPACLPSGDRQGLWLSALQMALGADRFPPKSTGLGG, encoded by the coding sequence ATGCCGAAACCGCGTGATTCGTCGACTGGCAAGCCCAGGGCCGGTGGCGTCGTGAGTCGTGAAGACTGGGTCGAGCACGCCTACTCCGTTTTCATTACCGAAGGCATTTCTGCGCTGACAGTCGAGGGCCTGGCGCAGAGGCTGAGCATCAGCAAAGGCTCTTTCTACTGGCATTTCAAGAATCGCCGGGACCTGGTCACTGCGGTGCTTGACCAATGGGAAAGGCTCGCCACGGATGCCGTGATCGAGGCGAGCAATGCCTCGGGGCCAAGCGGGGAGCATCGATTGGAAGCTCTTTTTCGGCGGCTCGCGGCAGAGGATGACGCGCGGCCCTCCGAGCAGTCGCTGTACTCGGCCGGAAATGAACCGGCTGTCCAGGCAGTTCTCGAGCGGGTGACGGAGCGTCGGATCGGCTACGTGGCCGAACTGCTCGGCGTTTGCGGGTTCGACAAGGACGAGGCCAGACGACGTGCCGTGCTATCGCTGTCGATTCTTTTGGGTCTCCGCCAGCTGTCAGTTGCGGCGCCGGCATGCCTTCCGAGCGGGGATCGACAGGGCCTGTGGCTCAGCGCGCTGCAGATGGCACTTGGCGCTGACCGGTTTCCGCCGAAGTCCACGGGTCTGGGAGGCTGA
- a CDS encoding DUF2867 domain-containing protein — MQPTFYSQAFDDIPAPDFADVTLIPLPAGASEDPAVWARTIFGVRTMPPWVLVALGLRQGMVRLLGIPKSPHDVFDVARVAGEEALIVADDEHLDFRCAVGVDAELRLVRVTTTVRFHGWRGRAYFAPVRLAHPVVVGSMLRRASRILAG, encoded by the coding sequence ATGCAACCCACGTTCTATTCGCAGGCCTTCGACGACATTCCCGCCCCCGACTTCGCCGATGTCACCCTGATTCCGCTTCCGGCAGGCGCCAGCGAGGACCCGGCAGTATGGGCCAGGACCATTTTCGGTGTGCGCACCATGCCGCCCTGGGTTCTGGTTGCCCTCGGCCTGCGCCAGGGAATGGTCAGGCTCCTCGGGATCCCCAAGTCTCCGCACGACGTGTTCGACGTAGCCCGGGTTGCCGGAGAGGAAGCGCTGATCGTTGCCGATGACGAGCACCTCGACTTCCGTTGCGCAGTCGGAGTGGACGCCGAACTCAGACTGGTCCGGGTGACCACCACGGTTCGATTCCATGGCTGGCGGGGTCGCGCATACTTCGCGCCGGTACGTCTCGCCCACCCGGTGGTGGTCGGAAGCATGCTGCGTCGGGCAAGCCGGATACTCGCCGGCTAA